One Apteryx mantelli isolate bAptMan1 chromosome 22, bAptMan1.hap1, whole genome shotgun sequence genomic region harbors:
- the MYO1C gene encoding unconventional myosin-Ic isoform X2: MKFRAAGAGSDGIRITMESALTARDRVGVQDFVLLENFTSEAAFIENLRKRFKENLIYTYIGSVLVSVNPYKELEIYSKQHMERYRGVSFYEVSPHLYAIADNSYRSLRMERKDQCILISGESGAGKTEATKKILQYYAVTCPASQQVETVKDRLLQSNPVLEAFGNAKTLRNDNSSRFGKYMDVQFDYRGAPVGGHILNYLLEKSRVVHQNHGERNFHIFYQLLEGGEEDLLRRLGLEKSPQQYHYLVKGQCARVSSINDKNDWKIVRRALTIISFNDSEVEDLLSIVASVLHLGNVQFAADEQGNAQVTTENQIKYLARLLAVEGSVLRDSLIHKKIIAKGEELISPLNLEQAAYARDALAKAIYGRTFSWLVNKVNKSLAYKEGEFPGWRSTTVLGLLDIYGFEVFQHNSFEQFCINYCNEKLQQLFIELTLKSEQEEYESEGIAWEPVQYFNNKIICDLVEEKFKGIISILDEECLRPGDATDTTFLEKLEETVKNHPHFLTHKLADQKTRKSLGREEFRLLHYAGEVTYSVAGFLDKNNDLLFRNLKETMCNSENPIINQCFDRTELTDKKRPETAATQFKNSLSKLMEILMSKEPSYIRCIKPNDAKQADRFDEVLIRHQVKYLGLMENLRVRRAGFAYRRKYEVFLQRYKSLCPETWPTWDGRPHDGVAVLVKHLGYKPEEYKMGRTKIFIRFPKTLFATEDALEVRKQSLATKMQATWRGFYRRKKFLHMKHSAITIQSWWRGTLGRRKAAKKKRAVETIRRFIKGFIYRNYPRCPENEYFLDYIRFSFLMNLKRNLPKNVLDKSWPTPPPSLCEASQLLRQLCMQNMVWSYCKRISPEWKQQLEQKVIASEIFKGKKDNYPQSVPRLFINTRLGNEEINAKVLQALENEAIKYAVPVIKYDRKGYKARARQLLLTQNAVVIVEESKIKQRIDYANLTGISVSSLSDNLFVLHVHCEDNKQKGDVVLQSDHVIETLTKTAMRADKVNNVNINQGSIKFTVGQGKEGIIDFISGSELLIAKAKNGHLTVVAPRLNSR, encoded by the exons TTATGCTATTGCAGACAATTCATATCGCTCCCTGCGTATGGAGAGGAAGGATCAGTGTATTCTGATATCTGGGGAGAGCGGAGCTGGCAAAACTGAGGCCACCAAGAAGATCCTGCAGTATTACGCTGTGACCTGCCCAGCCAGTCAGCAGGTTGAAACCGTGAAAGACCGCCTGTTACAATCCAATCCGGTCCTGGAG GCCTTTGGAAATGCAAAAACCCTTCGGAATGATAACTCCAGCCGATTTGGAAAATACATGGATGTGCAGTTTGATTACAGG GGGGCACCTGTTGGGGGCCACATCTTGAACTACCTCCTGGAAAAGTCTCGAGTTGTGCACCAGAATCATGGAGAGAGGAACTTCCACATTTTCTACCAGCTGCTAGAAGGAGGGGAAGAGGACTTGCTGCGAAGGCTAGGCCTTGAAAAGAGTCCACAGCAGTACCATTACCTAGTAAAG GGTCAGTGTGCAAGGGTCAGTTCCATAAATGATAAAAATGATTGGAAGATTGTGCGAAGGGCCTTGACCATTATAAGCTTCAATGACAGCGAGGTGGAG GATTTGCTGAGCATTGTGGCTAGTGTTCTGCATCTGGGGAATGTGCAGTTTGCTGCTGATGAGCAAGGAAATGCTCAGGTGACTACAGAGAATCAGATTAAATATCTGGCTAGG CTTCTAGCAGTTGAGGGCTCCGTACTTCGAGATTCATTGATCCACAAGAAGATCATAGCAAAAGGGGAAGAG TTAATCAGTCCTCTGAACCTGGAGCAGGCAGCCTATGCAAGGGATGCTCTCGCTAAGGCAATATATGGACGCACTTTCTCCTGGCTGGTGAACAAGGTTAACAAGTCTCTTGCTTACAAG GAGGGAGAGTTTCCAGGCTGGAGAAGTACAACAGTTCTAGGGTTGCTTGATATCTATGGATTTGAAGTTTTCCAGCACAACAG CTTTGAGCAATTTTGTATTAATTACTGTAATGAAAAATTGCAGCAGCTCTTCATAGAGCTCACATTAAAGTCAGAACAAGAGGAATACGAGTCGGAAGGCATAGCG TGGGAGCCCGTTCAGTATTTCAATAACAAAATCATTTGTGATTTGGTGGAAGAGAAATTCAAAGGCATCATTTCTATTTTG GATGAAGAGTGTCTGAGACCTGGGGATGCCACAGATACAACATTCTTGGAGAAGCTTGAAGAAACTGTGAAGAATCACCCTCATTTTCTCAC GCACAAGCTCGCTGACCAAAAGACTCGCAAGTCACTGGGGCGGGAAGAGTTTCGCCTTTTGCactatgctggagaggtcacctACAGTGTTGCAG gttttCTAGATAAAAACAATGACCTTCTCTTTCGGAACCTGAAAGAG ACCATGTGCAACTCTGAGAATCCTATCATAAATCAGTGTTTTGACAGGACAGAGCTGACGGACAAAAAGAGACCTGAAACG gcAGCAACTCAGTTTAAAAACAGCCTCTCCAAACTCATGGAAATTCTGATGTCCAAAGAACCCTCGTACATTCGTTGCATTAAACCAAACGACGCTAAACAGGCTG ATCGATTTGATGAAGTTTTAATCCGACATCAGGTGAAATACCTGGGCTTGATGGAGAACCTGCGAGTGCGCAGAGCTGGGTTTGCGTACCGAAGGAAATATGAAGTTTTCTTGCAGAG GTACAAATCACTCTGTCCAGAAACATGGCCTACATGGGATGGACGGCCCCATGATGGAGTGGCTGTGCTGGTGAAACATCTTGGCTACAAACCAGAAGAATACAAAATGGGACG AACAAAGATTTTCATCCGCTTTCCCAAGACTTTGTTTGCAACGGAAGATGCTCTGGAAGTAAGAAAGCAAAGTCTTG CAACAAAAATGCAGGCCACATGGAGAGGTTTCTACCGCCGGAAGAAATTCTTGCACATGAAACACTCAG caataACTATCCAGTCATGGTGGCGGGGAACCTTGGGACGCCGAAAAGCTGCCAAAAAGAAGCGGGCAGTAGAGACTATTAGaag GTTCATTAAAGGTTTTATTTACCGGAACTACCCTCGCTGCCCGGAGAACGAGTATTTCCTTGATTATATCCGCTTTTCCTTCCTGATGAACCTTAAGCGTAATTTGCCAAAGAATGTTTTGGACAAATCGTGGCCAACTCCTCCTCCGTCGCTCTGCGAG GCATCCCAGCTGCTGAGGCAGCTATGCATGCAGAACATGGTCTGGAGCTACTGCAAGAGAATCAGCCCAGAGTGGAAGCAGCAG TTGGAACAAAAAGTGATTGCCAGTGAGATTTTTAAGGGCAAAAAAGACAATTATCCTCAGAGCGTTCCTAGACTCTTCATCAACACTCGACTTG GTAATGAGGAGATAAATGCTAAAGTCCTTCAGGCTTTAGAAAATGAAGCAATTAAG TATGCAGTCCCTGTAATCAAGTATGACCGGAAAGGATACAAAGCAAGAGCACGGCAGCTGCTTCTTACCCAGAATGCAGTCGTCATAGTTGAAGAATCCAAAATCAAACAACGGATTGATTATGCCAATCTGACAG GCATCTCCGTCAGCAGCCTGAGCGATAACTTGTTTGTGCTACATGTGCACTGCGAGGATAACAAACAGAAG GGAGATGTTGTGCTTCAGAGTGACCATGTGATTGAGACACTAACGAAAACAGCGATGCGGGCAGACAAAGTCAATAATGTCAACATCAATCAGGGAAG CATAAAATTTACAGTTGggcaaggcaaagaaggcataATTGACTTTATATCAGGATCAGAACTGCTTATAGCCAAAGCCAAGAATGGCCATCTAACTGTG GTTGCTCCTCGTTTGAATTCTCGATGA
- the MYO1C gene encoding unconventional myosin-Ic isoform X5 has translation MERKDQCILISGESGAGKTEATKKILQYYAVTCPASQQVETVKDRLLQSNPVLEAFGNAKTLRNDNSSRFGKYMDVQFDYRGAPVGGHILNYLLEKSRVVHQNHGERNFHIFYQLLEGGEEDLLRRLGLEKSPQQYHYLVKGQCARVSSINDKNDWKIVRRALTIISFNDSEVEDLLSIVASVLHLGNVQFAADEQGNAQVTTENQIKYLARLLAVEGSVLRDSLIHKKIIAKGEELISPLNLEQAAYARDALAKAIYGRTFSWLVNKVNKSLAYKEGEFPGWRSTTVLGLLDIYGFEVFQHNSFEQFCINYCNEKLQQLFIELTLKSEQEEYESEGIAWEPVQYFNNKIICDLVEEKFKGIISILDEECLRPGDATDTTFLEKLEETVKNHPHFLTHKLADQKTRKSLGREEFRLLHYAGEVTYSVAGFLDKNNDLLFRNLKETMCNSENPIINQCFDRTELTDKKRPETAATQFKNSLSKLMEILMSKEPSYIRCIKPNDAKQADRFDEVLIRHQVKYLGLMENLRVRRAGFAYRRKYEVFLQRYKSLCPETWPTWDGRPHDGVAVLVKHLGYKPEEYKMGRTKIFIRFPKTLFATEDALEVRKQSLATKMQATWRGFYRRKKFLHMKHSAITIQSWWRGTLGRRKAAKKKRAVETIRRFIKGFIYRNYPRCPENEYFLDYIRFSFLMNLKRNLPKNVLDKSWPTPPPSLCEASQLLRQLCMQNMVWSYCKRISPEWKQQLEQKVIASEIFKGKKDNYPQSVPRLFINTRLGNEEINAKVLQALENEAIKYAVPVIKYDRKGYKARARQLLLTQNAVVIVEESKIKQRIDYANLTGISVSSLSDNLFVLHVHCEDNKQKGDVVLQSDHVIETLTKTAMRADKVNNVNINQGSIKFTVGQGKEGIIDFISGSELLIAKAKNGHLTVVAPRLNSR, from the exons ATGGAGAGGAAGGATCAGTGTATTCTGATATCTGGGGAGAGCGGAGCTGGCAAAACTGAGGCCACCAAGAAGATCCTGCAGTATTACGCTGTGACCTGCCCAGCCAGTCAGCAGGTTGAAACCGTGAAAGACCGCCTGTTACAATCCAATCCGGTCCTGGAG GCCTTTGGAAATGCAAAAACCCTTCGGAATGATAACTCCAGCCGATTTGGAAAATACATGGATGTGCAGTTTGATTACAGG GGGGCACCTGTTGGGGGCCACATCTTGAACTACCTCCTGGAAAAGTCTCGAGTTGTGCACCAGAATCATGGAGAGAGGAACTTCCACATTTTCTACCAGCTGCTAGAAGGAGGGGAAGAGGACTTGCTGCGAAGGCTAGGCCTTGAAAAGAGTCCACAGCAGTACCATTACCTAGTAAAG GGTCAGTGTGCAAGGGTCAGTTCCATAAATGATAAAAATGATTGGAAGATTGTGCGAAGGGCCTTGACCATTATAAGCTTCAATGACAGCGAGGTGGAG GATTTGCTGAGCATTGTGGCTAGTGTTCTGCATCTGGGGAATGTGCAGTTTGCTGCTGATGAGCAAGGAAATGCTCAGGTGACTACAGAGAATCAGATTAAATATCTGGCTAGG CTTCTAGCAGTTGAGGGCTCCGTACTTCGAGATTCATTGATCCACAAGAAGATCATAGCAAAAGGGGAAGAG TTAATCAGTCCTCTGAACCTGGAGCAGGCAGCCTATGCAAGGGATGCTCTCGCTAAGGCAATATATGGACGCACTTTCTCCTGGCTGGTGAACAAGGTTAACAAGTCTCTTGCTTACAAG GAGGGAGAGTTTCCAGGCTGGAGAAGTACAACAGTTCTAGGGTTGCTTGATATCTATGGATTTGAAGTTTTCCAGCACAACAG CTTTGAGCAATTTTGTATTAATTACTGTAATGAAAAATTGCAGCAGCTCTTCATAGAGCTCACATTAAAGTCAGAACAAGAGGAATACGAGTCGGAAGGCATAGCG TGGGAGCCCGTTCAGTATTTCAATAACAAAATCATTTGTGATTTGGTGGAAGAGAAATTCAAAGGCATCATTTCTATTTTG GATGAAGAGTGTCTGAGACCTGGGGATGCCACAGATACAACATTCTTGGAGAAGCTTGAAGAAACTGTGAAGAATCACCCTCATTTTCTCAC GCACAAGCTCGCTGACCAAAAGACTCGCAAGTCACTGGGGCGGGAAGAGTTTCGCCTTTTGCactatgctggagaggtcacctACAGTGTTGCAG gttttCTAGATAAAAACAATGACCTTCTCTTTCGGAACCTGAAAGAG ACCATGTGCAACTCTGAGAATCCTATCATAAATCAGTGTTTTGACAGGACAGAGCTGACGGACAAAAAGAGACCTGAAACG gcAGCAACTCAGTTTAAAAACAGCCTCTCCAAACTCATGGAAATTCTGATGTCCAAAGAACCCTCGTACATTCGTTGCATTAAACCAAACGACGCTAAACAGGCTG ATCGATTTGATGAAGTTTTAATCCGACATCAGGTGAAATACCTGGGCTTGATGGAGAACCTGCGAGTGCGCAGAGCTGGGTTTGCGTACCGAAGGAAATATGAAGTTTTCTTGCAGAG GTACAAATCACTCTGTCCAGAAACATGGCCTACATGGGATGGACGGCCCCATGATGGAGTGGCTGTGCTGGTGAAACATCTTGGCTACAAACCAGAAGAATACAAAATGGGACG AACAAAGATTTTCATCCGCTTTCCCAAGACTTTGTTTGCAACGGAAGATGCTCTGGAAGTAAGAAAGCAAAGTCTTG CAACAAAAATGCAGGCCACATGGAGAGGTTTCTACCGCCGGAAGAAATTCTTGCACATGAAACACTCAG caataACTATCCAGTCATGGTGGCGGGGAACCTTGGGACGCCGAAAAGCTGCCAAAAAGAAGCGGGCAGTAGAGACTATTAGaag GTTCATTAAAGGTTTTATTTACCGGAACTACCCTCGCTGCCCGGAGAACGAGTATTTCCTTGATTATATCCGCTTTTCCTTCCTGATGAACCTTAAGCGTAATTTGCCAAAGAATGTTTTGGACAAATCGTGGCCAACTCCTCCTCCGTCGCTCTGCGAG GCATCCCAGCTGCTGAGGCAGCTATGCATGCAGAACATGGTCTGGAGCTACTGCAAGAGAATCAGCCCAGAGTGGAAGCAGCAG TTGGAACAAAAAGTGATTGCCAGTGAGATTTTTAAGGGCAAAAAAGACAATTATCCTCAGAGCGTTCCTAGACTCTTCATCAACACTCGACTTG GTAATGAGGAGATAAATGCTAAAGTCCTTCAGGCTTTAGAAAATGAAGCAATTAAG TATGCAGTCCCTGTAATCAAGTATGACCGGAAAGGATACAAAGCAAGAGCACGGCAGCTGCTTCTTACCCAGAATGCAGTCGTCATAGTTGAAGAATCCAAAATCAAACAACGGATTGATTATGCCAATCTGACAG GCATCTCCGTCAGCAGCCTGAGCGATAACTTGTTTGTGCTACATGTGCACTGCGAGGATAACAAACAGAAG GGAGATGTTGTGCTTCAGAGTGACCATGTGATTGAGACACTAACGAAAACAGCGATGCGGGCAGACAAAGTCAATAATGTCAACATCAATCAGGGAAG CATAAAATTTACAGTTGggcaaggcaaagaaggcataATTGACTTTATATCAGGATCAGAACTGCTTATAGCCAAAGCCAAGAATGGCCATCTAACTGTG GTTGCTCCTCGTTTGAATTCTCGATGA
- the YWHAE gene encoding 14-3-3 protein epsilon codes for MDDREDLVYQAKLAEQAERYDEMVESMKKVAGMDVELTVEERNLLSVAYKNVIGARRASWRIISSIEQKEENKGGEDKLKMIREYRQMVETELKLICCDILDVLDKHLIPAANTGESKVFYYKMKGDYHRYLAEFATGNDRKEAAENSLVAYKAASDIAMTELPPTHPIRLGLALNFSVFYYEILNSPDRACRLAKAAFDDAIAELDTLSEESYKDSTLIMQLLRDNLTLWTSDMQGDGEEQNKEALQDVEDENQ; via the exons AAATGGTTGAATCAATGAAGAAAGTAGCTGGAATGGATGTGGAGTTGACAGTGGAAGAAAGAAACCTGCTTTCTGTTGCATATAAAAACGTGATTGGAGCCAGAAGAGCTTCCTGGAGAATAATCAGCAGCAttgaacagaaagaagaaaacaaaggtggagaagataaattaaaaatgattCGGGAATATCGGCAAATG gttgagactgaactgaaattaatttgttgtgACATTCTGGATGTACTGGACAAACACCTCATTCCAGCAGCGAACACTGGCGAGTCCAAGGTTTTCTATTACAAAAT GAAGGGGGACTACCATAGGTATTTGGCTGAATTTGCCACAGGAAATGACaggaaggaggctgcagagaatAGCTTGGTGGCTTACAAAGCTGCTAGTGATATTGCAATGACAGAACTCCCACCAACACATCCTATCCGCTTAGGACTTGCTCTCAACTTCTCTGTATTCTACTACGAAATTCTTAATTCTCCTGATCGTGCCTGCAG gttGGCAAAAGCAGCTTTTGATGATGCTATTGCAGAACTGGATACACTGAGTGAAGAAAGCTATAAGGACTCTACACTTATCATGCAGTTGTTACGTGATAATCTGACACTATGGACTTCAGACATGCAGGGTGATG GTGAAGAACAGAATAAAGAAGCGCTGCAGGATGTGGAAGATGAAAACCAGTGA
- the MYO1C gene encoding unconventional myosin-Ic isoform X3: protein MKFRAAGAGSDGIRITMESALTARDRVGVQDFVLLENFTSEAAFIENLRKRFKENLIYTYIGSVLVSVNPYKELEIYSKQHMERYRGVSFYEVSPHLYAIADNSYRSLRMERKDQCILISGESGAGKTEATKKILQYYAVTCPASQQVETVKDRLLQSNPVLEAFGNAKTLRNDNSSRFGKYMDVQFDYRGAPVGGHILNYLLEKSRVVHQNHGERNFHIFYQLLEGGEEDLLRRLGLEKSPQQYHYLVKGQCARVSSINDKNDWKIVRRALTIISFNDSEVEDLLSIVASVLHLGNVQFAADEQGNAQVTTENQIKYLARLLAVEGSVLRDSLIHKKIIAKGEELISPLNLEQAAYARDALAKAIYGRTFSWLVNKVNKSLAYKEGEFPGWRSTTVLGLLDIYGFEVFQHNSFEQFCINYCNEKLQQLFIELTLKSEQEEYESEGIAWEPVQYFNNKIICDLVEEKFKGIISILDEECLRPGDATDTTFLEKLEETVKNHPHFLTHKLADQKTRKSLGREEFRLLHYAGEVTYSVAGFLDKNNDLLFRNLKETMCNSENPIINQCFDRTELTDKKRPETAATQFKNSLSKLMEILMSKEPSYIRCIKPNDAKQADRFDEVLIRHQVKYLGLMENLRVRRAGFAYRRKYEVFLQRYKSLCPETWPTWDGRPHDGVAVLVKHLGYKPEEYKMGRTKIFIRFPKTLFATEDALEVRKQSLATKMQATWRGFYRRKKFLHMKHSAITIQSWWRGTLGRRKAAKKKRAVETIRRFIKGFIYRNYPRCPENEYFLDYIRFSFLMNLKRNLPKNVLDKSWPTPPPSLCEASQLLRQLCMQNMVWSYCKRISPEWKQQLEQKVIASEIFKGKKDNYPQSVPRLFINTRLGNEEINAKVLQALENEAIKGDVVLQSDHVIETLTKTAMRADKVNNVNINQGSIKFTVGQGKEGIIDFISGSELLIAKAKNGHLTVVAPRLNSR, encoded by the exons TTATGCTATTGCAGACAATTCATATCGCTCCCTGCGTATGGAGAGGAAGGATCAGTGTATTCTGATATCTGGGGAGAGCGGAGCTGGCAAAACTGAGGCCACCAAGAAGATCCTGCAGTATTACGCTGTGACCTGCCCAGCCAGTCAGCAGGTTGAAACCGTGAAAGACCGCCTGTTACAATCCAATCCGGTCCTGGAG GCCTTTGGAAATGCAAAAACCCTTCGGAATGATAACTCCAGCCGATTTGGAAAATACATGGATGTGCAGTTTGATTACAGG GGGGCACCTGTTGGGGGCCACATCTTGAACTACCTCCTGGAAAAGTCTCGAGTTGTGCACCAGAATCATGGAGAGAGGAACTTCCACATTTTCTACCAGCTGCTAGAAGGAGGGGAAGAGGACTTGCTGCGAAGGCTAGGCCTTGAAAAGAGTCCACAGCAGTACCATTACCTAGTAAAG GGTCAGTGTGCAAGGGTCAGTTCCATAAATGATAAAAATGATTGGAAGATTGTGCGAAGGGCCTTGACCATTATAAGCTTCAATGACAGCGAGGTGGAG GATTTGCTGAGCATTGTGGCTAGTGTTCTGCATCTGGGGAATGTGCAGTTTGCTGCTGATGAGCAAGGAAATGCTCAGGTGACTACAGAGAATCAGATTAAATATCTGGCTAGG CTTCTAGCAGTTGAGGGCTCCGTACTTCGAGATTCATTGATCCACAAGAAGATCATAGCAAAAGGGGAAGAG TTAATCAGTCCTCTGAACCTGGAGCAGGCAGCCTATGCAAGGGATGCTCTCGCTAAGGCAATATATGGACGCACTTTCTCCTGGCTGGTGAACAAGGTTAACAAGTCTCTTGCTTACAAG GAGGGAGAGTTTCCAGGCTGGAGAAGTACAACAGTTCTAGGGTTGCTTGATATCTATGGATTTGAAGTTTTCCAGCACAACAG CTTTGAGCAATTTTGTATTAATTACTGTAATGAAAAATTGCAGCAGCTCTTCATAGAGCTCACATTAAAGTCAGAACAAGAGGAATACGAGTCGGAAGGCATAGCG TGGGAGCCCGTTCAGTATTTCAATAACAAAATCATTTGTGATTTGGTGGAAGAGAAATTCAAAGGCATCATTTCTATTTTG GATGAAGAGTGTCTGAGACCTGGGGATGCCACAGATACAACATTCTTGGAGAAGCTTGAAGAAACTGTGAAGAATCACCCTCATTTTCTCAC GCACAAGCTCGCTGACCAAAAGACTCGCAAGTCACTGGGGCGGGAAGAGTTTCGCCTTTTGCactatgctggagaggtcacctACAGTGTTGCAG gttttCTAGATAAAAACAATGACCTTCTCTTTCGGAACCTGAAAGAG ACCATGTGCAACTCTGAGAATCCTATCATAAATCAGTGTTTTGACAGGACAGAGCTGACGGACAAAAAGAGACCTGAAACG gcAGCAACTCAGTTTAAAAACAGCCTCTCCAAACTCATGGAAATTCTGATGTCCAAAGAACCCTCGTACATTCGTTGCATTAAACCAAACGACGCTAAACAGGCTG ATCGATTTGATGAAGTTTTAATCCGACATCAGGTGAAATACCTGGGCTTGATGGAGAACCTGCGAGTGCGCAGAGCTGGGTTTGCGTACCGAAGGAAATATGAAGTTTTCTTGCAGAG GTACAAATCACTCTGTCCAGAAACATGGCCTACATGGGATGGACGGCCCCATGATGGAGTGGCTGTGCTGGTGAAACATCTTGGCTACAAACCAGAAGAATACAAAATGGGACG AACAAAGATTTTCATCCGCTTTCCCAAGACTTTGTTTGCAACGGAAGATGCTCTGGAAGTAAGAAAGCAAAGTCTTG CAACAAAAATGCAGGCCACATGGAGAGGTTTCTACCGCCGGAAGAAATTCTTGCACATGAAACACTCAG caataACTATCCAGTCATGGTGGCGGGGAACCTTGGGACGCCGAAAAGCTGCCAAAAAGAAGCGGGCAGTAGAGACTATTAGaag GTTCATTAAAGGTTTTATTTACCGGAACTACCCTCGCTGCCCGGAGAACGAGTATTTCCTTGATTATATCCGCTTTTCCTTCCTGATGAACCTTAAGCGTAATTTGCCAAAGAATGTTTTGGACAAATCGTGGCCAACTCCTCCTCCGTCGCTCTGCGAG GCATCCCAGCTGCTGAGGCAGCTATGCATGCAGAACATGGTCTGGAGCTACTGCAAGAGAATCAGCCCAGAGTGGAAGCAGCAG TTGGAACAAAAAGTGATTGCCAGTGAGATTTTTAAGGGCAAAAAAGACAATTATCCTCAGAGCGTTCCTAGACTCTTCATCAACACTCGACTTG GTAATGAGGAGATAAATGCTAAAGTCCTTCAGGCTTTAGAAAATGAAGCAATTAAG GGAGATGTTGTGCTTCAGAGTGACCATGTGATTGAGACACTAACGAAAACAGCGATGCGGGCAGACAAAGTCAATAATGTCAACATCAATCAGGGAAG CATAAAATTTACAGTTGggcaaggcaaagaaggcataATTGACTTTATATCAGGATCAGAACTGCTTATAGCCAAAGCCAAGAATGGCCATCTAACTGTG GTTGCTCCTCGTTTGAATTCTCGATGA